Within the Armatimonadota bacterium genome, the region AGACCGTCCAGGCACCGGCTGAGCACCGCCCGATGAAAGAGCCCCGCGGCGCTGCGCGTGGCACGCATCGCGATGGCCTCACAGTCGTCAAACGGCAGGGGGTTGTACGGCGCGCGCAGCAGGTCCACCCAGTCCCACAGGGGCGATGCGACCGCGATCGTTTCCCAGTCCACGGCGCGCCACCCCCCCGGGCCAGGAACGATGTTCAGTGGAGACATGGAATTGTGTATCATCGCCTTGGGCGCGGCCAGGGCCGGCGTCATCAAGGCCCTGTATTCCCTGAGAGCGCCTGCGGGCGCCTCCATGCCCGCCAATCGCTCCCCGGCGATCCGGAACCTGGAGACAAGCACGGGGCCGGTGATCCTGTCCAGCGAAATCGCCATCGTCGTGCGGTACAACGGCTGGCGTCGGCGCTCCATCTCTGAATGGAGACGATAGAGGAAATCGATGGATTCCGCCCACCTGGCGGCCGCCGCCGCGGGCGACGCCGAACCCAGATCGTCCGCCAACGACCGCTCTCCTACGTCCTCCATCAGGAGCATCGGGGGGGTCGACGCGCCGATAAACCCCGCGATGACGCGCGGCGCGACGGGCGGACGCGTCGAACCGAGCAGCGTAAGGACCTTCTCCTCACGGCGGAACCGATTAGCCGCGTGCGGATCGCTTGCCGGGTCGTATACCTTCAGAACGGCCCGCTCACCGGCATCGAGCGTTACACGCCACAGGGTATTTCGCGATTCGGTGGTAAGGGGCCGCACGTCCAACACGGTACGGCCGGCCATTGCGGCGAGAGACCGCAGATCGTCCTCTATCCTCACTGGGCCGGCTCCTCAAGCACAACGTCGGCGAGGCGCATCGCGCGCATCGCGGGCGGAAGTGTGGCCGCCAATTCCCGCGCTTCATCGGCGCACCCC harbors:
- a CDS encoding phosphotransferase; translated protein: MRIEDDLRSLAAMAGRTVLDVRPLTTESRNTLWRVTLDAGERAVLKVYDPASDPHAANRFRREEKVLTLLGSTRPPVAPRVIAGFIGASTPPMLLMEDVGERSLADDLGSASPAAAAARWAESIDFLYRLHSEMERRRQPLYRTTMAISLDRITGPVLVSRFRIAGERLAGMEAPAGALREYRALMTPALAAPKAMIHNSMSPLNIVPGPGGWRAVDWETIAVASPLWDWVDLLRAPYNPLPFDDCEAIAMRATRSAAGLFHRAVLSRCLDGLATVMLRLRHFRDEGREERATEYARRAACYAGDVRCAAVRLGVSGALADWLEKLTGGEE